The Anopheles merus strain MAF chromosome 2L, AmerM5.1, whole genome shotgun sequence genome has a segment encoding these proteins:
- the LOC121591587 gene encoding 40S ribosomal protein S10-like, with product MHCELKTIPNLQVIVTLKSLISRNYAKEKFVWNTYYWTLTNEGIIYLRNCLLFPPEVVPATLIRRERAVRDSANCKTVRQEGFVQRRDTEGREMYRRQANRYVDKRGDVGSGTGELQFRGGFGRGNQYD from the coding sequence ATGCACTGCGAGCTGAAAACGATCCCGAACCTGCAGGTCATTGTGACGCTGAAGTCGCTCATCTCACGGAATTACGCCAAGGAAAAATTCGTCTGGAACACTTACTACTGGACGCTGACCAACGAGGGCATTATCTATCTGCGCAACTGTCTGCTCTTTCCTCCAGAGGTCGTCCCTGCGACACTGATCCGGCGTGAGCGGGCTGTACGGGACAGTGCCAACTGCAAGACAGTGCGCCAAGAAGGCTTCGTACAGCGGCGGGACACTGAAGGGCGTGAGATGTACCGCCGGCAGGCGAATCGTTACGTGGACAAGCGTGGTGACGTTGGATCCGGTACCGGGGAGTTGCAGTTCCGCGGAGGATTCGGTCGTGGCAACCAGTACGATTAG
- the LOC121594377 gene encoding uncharacterized protein LOC121594377, producing MECFFNKISNYINTVWPYQQTRSKEMFQRKTYLLSLSAIVLLVLGGLDWCIRHATERVWESSLTITILASFPSTLNRMCFTAVQTYLFMLLLCKILPFVTGIKLSKFTLSHSDGNVLRLTFDTIAYKKRTVLVTIRKLTVSLVLKPRYSYWITIAVTDPSIEQSAEYVLSATTPQKRTRNQFNMSYVMKKLCNYKNGGLLQLLLQSVRIIITNGKLRVVECKTRYVIVDTHINEISLSSTELQVKGILVKFFPTWAENSANLHCDLVRLLISRRHIWRTKPYNSLRKNVLFGRERWIVNIGIQKVIFYPGDLIHRYKFRACEIDIKYECLDSTEKLGIEMKTPINIKYCPDLDLFIQRCSDWKATYQQRRQHTAQQHQPAYPADHGLDIKVTLGDTFLRVGNGEIGSCVLVHFNQLTIEKINGETELNLLEVTAQMTTEGVESDHIPQPTENKNLLVDKIIIKHKVDSAVNGNKSSVKSIVSAVIRQIKLNPWNQPRVNSPSEVTGQNNKLNHCHREVFCVCEIDIKYESLDSKEKLTVEIKTPICIKYYPELQQFIERFSDWKATYQRGRQHTAQQHQPAIPADHSLDIKVTLRKIFLRVGNGQIGSCVLVHFNQLTVEKSNGETELNLLKVTAQMTTEGVESDHIPQPTENKNLLVDKIIIRHKVDKPSVKSIVKAVIRQISFNPWDQPRVFSSSHIPDVVTRIEHSSRGVFCASGIDITFERLHSHGKLTVEVKTPFCINYCLELAKFLKQCSNWWAPYQRRRQRIALHTNYPVDPDLDIKIIIGKIFIHWDNSKASRLILAKFDGNNPPAAVWIQKMVLVSLESTHTPPTGNENWFMEKITIQHRKGYLEINANGTNITLTMDDNTYFKILKAHVTHVQACLSQFMPSSSSGKQLHASINLNGTTKCMLHITPKIEIVTTMVNIQKAGLVSVFTRKVWISVGWFPTRYYSSLYIESVHDLNWKDYCKACWLFTINDSEPFMCSLSDICKEIFDGSKDVLKWFIKLFDIMDGMPPPIAAMLLHQPLIATHVNTTVNVAKHVNTRVNVAKNVNTRGNETSKSSVISNIFSNFFSIFTSSDENRHYVNTNMNYN from the exons atggagtgtttttttaataagaTAAGCAATTATATTAATACAGTGTGGCCGTATCAACAGACAAGATCTAAG GAGATGTTCCAACGAAAAACGTATCTACTTTCGCTGTCGGCGATCGTGCTGCTAGTGCTAGGTGGTTTAGACTGGTGCATTCGACATGCCACTGAAAGGGTGTGGGAATCGAGCCTTACCATAACGATACTTGCATCATTCCCTAGTACGCTGAACAGGATGTGCTTTACCGCCGTTCAAACCTATCTGTTTATGTTGCT ACTTTGTAAAATATTGCCCTTTGTAACAGGAATCAAGCTGAGCAAGTTTACCCTTTCCCACTCGGATGGCAACGTACTAAGGCTCACATTCGATACGATAGCCTACAAAAAACGGACAGTGTTGGTCACTATTCGTAAGTTGACCGTGTCGTTGGTCCTCAAACCGAGGTATTCGTATTGGATAACGATTGCTGTCACCGATCCGTCGATCGAGCAGTCTGCTGAATATGTGCTATCCGCCACCACGCCGCAAAAACGGACCCGCAACCAATTCAACATGTCGTACGTGATGAAGAAGCTTTGCAATTACAAAAACGGTGGATTGTTGCAGCTTTTACTACAATCGGTGAGGATTATCATCACCAACGGCAAACTGCGAGTAGTAGAGTGCAAAACACGGTATGTTATCGTGGACACTCACATTAATGAGATTAGCTTGAGTTCCACCGAGCTACAGGTAAAGGGAATCTTGGTTAAGTTTTTCCCCACTTGGGCTGAAAACAGCGCCAACCTTCACTGCGATTTGGTTAGGTTGTTAATCAGTCGTAGGCACATTTGGAGGACAAAACCGTACAACAGCCTTCGGAAAAATGTATTGTTCGGTCGAGAGCGCTGGATCGTGAACATCGGAATACAGAAAGTCATATTTTACCCTGGTGACTTGATTCACCGTTACAAGTTTCGCGCCTGCGAAATCGACATTAAATATGAGTGCCTGGATAGTACAGAAAAGCTTGGAATCGAGATGAAAACTCCTATCAACATTAAGTACTGTCCGGACCTGGACCTGTTTATACAACGGTGTTCAGACTGGAAGGCAACATACCAACAAAGAAGACAGCATACTGCCCAGCAACATCAACCAGCTTACCCTGCGGACCACGGCTTGGACATCAAAGTCACACTCGGGGACACATTCCTTCGGGTGGGTAACGGAGAAATTGGTTCGTGTGTGTTGGTGCACTTCAATCAGCTTACCATTGAGAAAATCAACGGTGAAACAGAATTGAACTTACTCGAAGTGACCGCACAAATGACGACCGAGGGAGTCGAGTCTGATCACATACCACAACcgaccgaaaacaaaaacttgctAGTGGACAAGATCATCATCAAGCACAAAGTTGATTCGGCCGTTAACGGGAACAAATCTAGTGTTAAATCGATCGTGAGCGCGGTGATAAGGCAGATCAAATTGAATCCCTGGAATCAACCACGAGTAAACTCTCCGTCAGAAGTTACTGGCCAGAATAATAAGTTAAATCATTGCCATCGTGAAGTATTTTGCGTCTGTGAGATCGACATTAAATATGAGAGCCTGGATAGTAAAGAAAAGCTTACAGTCGAGATAAAAACTCCTATCTGCATTAAGTACTATCCGGAGCTGCAGCAGTTTATAGAGCGGTTTTCAGACTGGAAGGCAACATACCAACGAGGAAGACAGCATACTGCCCAGCAACATCAACCAGCTATCCCTGCGGACCACAGCTTGGACATAAAAGTTACACTCCGGAAGATATTCCTTCGGGTAGGTAACGGCCAAATTGGTTCGTGTGTGTTGGTGCACTTCAACCAGCTTACCGTTGAGAAATCCAACGGTGAAACAGAATTGAACTTACTCAAAGTGACCGCACAAATGACGACCGAGGGAGTCGAGTCTGATCACATACCACAACcgaccgaaaacaaaaacttgctAGTGGACAAGATCATCATCAGGCACAAAGTTGACAAGCCTAGTGTTAAATCGATCGTGAAGGCGGTGATACGACAGATCTCATTTAATCCCTGGGATCAACCACGTGTATTTTCTTCGTCACATATTCCCGACGTGGTTACTAGGATAGAACATAGTAGCCGAGGCGTTTTTTGTGCTTCCGGAATCGACATCACATTTGAGAGACTGCATAGTCACGGAAAGCTTACAGTTGAGGTGAAAACTCCATTCTGCATCAACTACTGTCTGGAGCTGGCTAAGTTTCTGAAGCAGTGTTCAAACTGGTGGGCACCTTACCAACGACGAAGGCAGAGAATCGCCCTCCACACAAATTATCCTGTTGATCCCGAtttggacataaaaataattattggGAAGATTTTCATTCATTGGGACAATAGCAAAGCCAGTAGGCTTATTTTGGCTAAATTTGACGGTAACAATCCTCCAGCGGCAGTTTGGATACAGAAAATGGTTTTGGTTAGTCTCGAGTCTACGCACACACCACCAACCGGCAATGAAAATTGGTTCATGGAAAAGATCACCATCCAGCACAGAAAAGGTTATTTAGAAATTAACGCCAACGGCACAAACATTACACTGACGATGGATGATAACACATACTTCAAGATACTGAAGGCGCATGTAACGCATGTTCAAGCGTGCCTAAGCCAGTTCATGCCGTCCTCATCTTCGGGAAAACAATTGCACGCAAGCATCAATTTGAACGGTACAACCAAATGCATGTTACATATTACACCCAAGATTGAAATAGTGACGACCATGGTGAACATCCAAAAAGCTGGACTGGTGTCCGTTTTTACGCGTAAAGTGTGGATAtcggttggttggttcccTACCCGATATTACAGTTCTCTCTACATTGAATCGGTTCATGATCTGAACTGGAAGGATTATTGTAAGGCATGCTGGTTATTTACTATCAACGATTCAGAA CCTTTTATGTGCAGCTTATCTGATATTTGCAAAGAAATATTTGATGGAAGTAAAGATGTACtcaaatggtttattaaattgtttgaTATAATGGATGGAATGCCACCACCAATTGCAGCGATGTTACTACATCAACCATTGATTGCAACACATGTCAATACAACAGTGAATGTTGCCAAACATGTCAACACAAGAGTGAATGTTGCCAAAAATGTCAACACAAGAGGAAATGAGACGTCCAAATCGTCAGTTATCAGCAACATTTTCAGCaatttttttagcatttttaCCTCGTCTGATGAAAATCGCCACTACGTTAATACAAATATGaattataattga
- the LOC121594098 gene encoding trichohyalin-like isoform X1, translated as MGKDSVREKDLPGMAASAAATSGSRRSGRPVSASPYSEHYRPPIDLCQRHLINHRLLVSKLTRRELEDKYLSLCDENYTIKKRFLEQEELIKRLKTKLSRLSNESNQRSKSRLDMASSEHYSRLHDLELQRRELHEKLEALRRATSNDGRMRENSVCKARQSAPASSQRRSKSARPAKETAGGRRECKSTSPSADGYDEREERLRHRLTRQAGGKGRTSTDDRTEDDEEEEEEEEESHAVAAARRSSHRKSYGADDEEEEEEEEDEDSDDKDVRETLDEDRDVLSGGGSEELNESERDSPASGAAGGAKSSSKGRRHAAKSKGRQAVGAHCPDCERHRAEQVTRETDLVKMKLNIKYLHKELQNEKEKSTLLARQLEEKLSYEIMKRNAAENLEILNLNRQVEDLAKELQRQVDEQKRSMEHELRKQGDLEVQIRKEKDKNASLFEECERLKKNIEKLKENMSEVEIERDFLKRQQENFTKIVDENKLLKYQLDELRKHNEELLRQIDTLREEELVTKESQRELLEKLKTLQQDNDTLSVMLEGLRTENVLLAEERTQLEQSLKSLEASPIKEVRPVSPAPVVTVSVSVQTEQLVLEQEPLPAKEPKVFLREPSAIERRVPEQERFSGPPIKPIAPLSRRSSVVARMSRDRHMYESAEAAQQIFRQVSVSQMIPKLSHIMNNRIDEPAKVNNVELLIANRFPESLEKSFREDEQFHKLQTATRRRNRELDSISSGVSDKRRISFLDAGSSSETVSTGGDHTVKQNYARYFDIQRLPSMWHRIAENPMSISPTTTKPTVNSQDDNDGGTTSDLLTIEIRSVRWNQLGIERLLASSVLFYYVEFTFLDLYGHLLETPLPAKLITEDGEVRQNHNFNFRVAVELGTTLHAERRAVLKRMLRPDGNDAVRFVVVNENRASGQHACEDIGYASVKLRNELQQHLGDGSEELAIDVPIYDFFHEHDELGMLRIVLDNVKLLQVLMGNGLRSKS; from the exons ATGGGCAAAGATTCGGTGCGCGAGAAGGACCTCCCGGGGATGGCGGCGTCCGCCGCCGCCACTAGTGGCAGCCGAAGGTCGGGCCGTCCCGTCAGTGCGTCGCCGTACTCGGAGCACTACCGGCCGCCGATCGATCTCTGCCAGCGGCACCTGATCAACCACCGGCTGCTGGTGTCGAAGCTGACGCGCCGCGAGCTGGAGGACAAGTATCTCAGCCTGTGCGACGAGAACTACACCATCAAGAAGCGGTTCCTGGAGCAGGAGGAGCTGATCAAGCGGCTGAAGACGAAGCTGTCCCGGCTGTCGAACGAAAGCAACCAGCGGTCCAAGTCGCGCCTCGATATGGCCTCCAGCGAGCATTACAG CAGACTGCACGATCTGGAGCTGCAGCGGCGCGAACTGCACGAAAAGCTGGAAGCCCTGCGCCGTGCCACCTCGAACGATGGGCGTATGCGGGAGAATTCCGTCTGCAAAGCACGGCAAAGTGCACCGGCCAGCAGTCAACGCCGTTCGAAGAGTGCCCGTCCGGCCAAAGAGACGGCCGGTGGGCGGCGGGAATGTAAATCGACATCCCCGTCGGCCGATGGTTACGATGAGCGGGAGGAACGGCTGCGCCATCGATTAACGCGACAAGCTGGCGGCAAGGGCCGTACCAGCACGGACGACCGGACCGAGGatgacgaggaggaggaagaggaggaggaggagagtcATGCCGTCGCTGCGGCACGCCGCTCCAGTCACCGGAAGTCGTACGGCGCGGACGATgaggaagaagaggaggaggaagaggatgaAGATTCCGATGACAAGGATGTGCGGGAGACGCTGGACGAAGATCGGGACGTGCTGTCCGGCGGTGGCAGTGAGGAGCTAAACGAAAGCGAACGAGATTCACCGGCAAGTGGGGCAGCAGGCGGCGCCAAGTCCAGCAGCAAAGGCCGTCGCCATGCGGCCAAATCGAAGGGTCGGCAGGCGGTGGGCGCCCACTGTCCGGACTGTGAGCGCCATCGGGCGGAGCAGGTGACGCGCGAAACTGACCTCGTCAAAATGAAGCTCAACATCAAGTATCTGCACAAG GAGCTACAAAACGAGAAGGAAAAGAGTACGCTGCTCGCCCGCCAGCTAGAGGAGAAGCTGTCGTACGAAATTATGAAGCGCAACGCGGCGGAGAACCTGGAAATACTGAACCTCAACAGGCAGGTGGAGGACCTTGCGAAGGAGCTGCAGCGCCAGGTGGACGAGCAGAAGCGCTCGATGGAGCACGAGCTGCGGAAGCAAG GTGATCTTGAGGTGCAGATACGCAAAGAGAAGGACAAAAATGCTTCCCTGTTCGAGGAGTGCGAACGACTCAAGAAGAACATTGAAAAGCTCAAAGAGAACATGTCTGAAGTTGAG ATCGAGCGTGACTTTCTGAAGCGGCAGCAGGAAAACTTTACCAAAATCGTGGACGAAAACAAGCTGCTCAAGTACCAGCTGGACGAGCTGCGGAAGCACAACGAGGAGCTGCTGCGCCAGATCGACACGCTGCGGGAGGAGGAGCTCGTCACGAAGGAGTCCCAGCGGGAGCTGCTGGAGAAGCTGAAAACGCTCCAGCAGGACAACGACACGCTGTCGGTGATGCTGGAGGGGCTGCGGACGGAGAATGTGCTGCTGGCGGAGGAGCGAACGCAGCTAGAGCAGAGTCTGAAGAGTTTGGAAG cGTCTCCCATCAAGGAAGTGCGTCCCGTGTCACCG GCACCCGTTGTTACCGTGAGTGTATCGGTACAGACCGAACAGTTGGTCCTTGAGCAAGAACCTCTTCCTGCGAAGGAGCCGAAAGTGTTCCTCCGAGAACCATCGGCCATCGAGCGAAGGGTACCAGAACAGGAGCGCTTTTCGGGCCCACCGATCAAACCGATAGCTCCGCTGTCCAGACGCTCGTCTGTGGTGGCCAGGATGAGCCGGGATAGGCACATGTACGAGTCGGCAGAAGCGGCTCAGCAAATATTTCGTCAGGTCAGTGTCAGCCAGATGATACCGAAGCTGTCGCATATCATGAACAATCGCATCGACGAACCAGCGAAGGTGAACAATGTGGAACTGCTGATTGCTAACCGCTTTCCCGAGTCGTTGGAG AAATCGTTCCGCGAGGATGAGCAATTTCATAAGCTGCAAACTGCAACGCGTCGAAGAAACAGGGAACTTGACTCCATATCCTCGGGCGTGTCGGATAAACGTAGAATTTCCTTCCTAGATGCGGGCAGCTCTAGTGAGACTGTATCAACAG GTGGCGATCACACGGTGAAACAAAACTATGCCCGCTACTTTGACATTcaacggcttccgtcaatgtGGCACCGGATTGCCGAGAACCCGATGTCAATATCACCGACCACCACGAAGCCCACGGTTAATTCGCAAGACGATAACGATGGTGGCACCACTTCCGATCTACTAACGATCGAGATACGCTCCGTGCGATGGAACCAACTGGGCATCGAACGGCTGCTAGCCTCCAGCGTGCTGTTCTACTACGTCGAGTTCACTTTTCTCGATCTGTACGGCCATCTGCTGGAAACACCGCTCCCTGCCAAACTCATCACTGAAGACGGCGAAGTGCGACAGAACCATAACTTCAATTTTCGAGTGGCGGTCGAACTGGGCACAACGCTTCACGCGGAACGTCGCGCAGTGTTGAAGAGAATGCTTCGCCCGGACGGTAACGATGCGGTACGGTTTGTAGTGGTGAACGAGAATCGTGCCTCCGGTCAGCACGCCTGCGAAGATATTGGATACGCTTCCGTCAAGCTGCGGAATGAGTTGCAGCAGCACCTCGGCGACGGTTCGGAGGAACTGGCGATCGATGTACCGATTTATGACTTTTTCCACGAGCATGACGAGCTGGGCATGTTGCGGATTGTGCTCGACAATGTGAAATTGCTCCAAGTGCTGATGGGTAATGGGTTGCGATCGAAGTCTTGA
- the LOC121594098 gene encoding trichohyalin-like isoform X2: MGKDSVREKDLPGMAASAAATSGSRRSGRPVSASPYSEHYRPPIDLCQRHLINHRLLVSKLTRRELEDKYLSLCDENYTIKKRFLEQEELIKRLKTKLSRLSNESNQRSKSRLDMASSEHYRLHDLELQRRELHEKLEALRRATSNDGRMRENSVCKARQSAPASSQRRSKSARPAKETAGGRRECKSTSPSADGYDEREERLRHRLTRQAGGKGRTSTDDRTEDDEEEEEEEEESHAVAAARRSSHRKSYGADDEEEEEEEEDEDSDDKDVRETLDEDRDVLSGGGSEELNESERDSPASGAAGGAKSSSKGRRHAAKSKGRQAVGAHCPDCERHRAEQVTRETDLVKMKLNIKYLHKELQNEKEKSTLLARQLEEKLSYEIMKRNAAENLEILNLNRQVEDLAKELQRQVDEQKRSMEHELRKQGDLEVQIRKEKDKNASLFEECERLKKNIEKLKENMSEVEIERDFLKRQQENFTKIVDENKLLKYQLDELRKHNEELLRQIDTLREEELVTKESQRELLEKLKTLQQDNDTLSVMLEGLRTENVLLAEERTQLEQSLKSLEASPIKEVRPVSPAPVVTVSVSVQTEQLVLEQEPLPAKEPKVFLREPSAIERRVPEQERFSGPPIKPIAPLSRRSSVVARMSRDRHMYESAEAAQQIFRQVSVSQMIPKLSHIMNNRIDEPAKVNNVELLIANRFPESLEKSFREDEQFHKLQTATRRRNRELDSISSGVSDKRRISFLDAGSSSETVSTGGDHTVKQNYARYFDIQRLPSMWHRIAENPMSISPTTTKPTVNSQDDNDGGTTSDLLTIEIRSVRWNQLGIERLLASSVLFYYVEFTFLDLYGHLLETPLPAKLITEDGEVRQNHNFNFRVAVELGTTLHAERRAVLKRMLRPDGNDAVRFVVVNENRASGQHACEDIGYASVKLRNELQQHLGDGSEELAIDVPIYDFFHEHDELGMLRIVLDNVKLLQVLMGNGLRSKS; encoded by the exons ATGGGCAAAGATTCGGTGCGCGAGAAGGACCTCCCGGGGATGGCGGCGTCCGCCGCCGCCACTAGTGGCAGCCGAAGGTCGGGCCGTCCCGTCAGTGCGTCGCCGTACTCGGAGCACTACCGGCCGCCGATCGATCTCTGCCAGCGGCACCTGATCAACCACCGGCTGCTGGTGTCGAAGCTGACGCGCCGCGAGCTGGAGGACAAGTATCTCAGCCTGTGCGACGAGAACTACACCATCAAGAAGCGGTTCCTGGAGCAGGAGGAGCTGATCAAGCGGCTGAAGACGAAGCTGTCCCGGCTGTCGAACGAAAGCAACCAGCGGTCCAAGTCGCGCCTCGATATGGCCTCCAGCGAGCATTACAG ACTGCACGATCTGGAGCTGCAGCGGCGCGAACTGCACGAAAAGCTGGAAGCCCTGCGCCGTGCCACCTCGAACGATGGGCGTATGCGGGAGAATTCCGTCTGCAAAGCACGGCAAAGTGCACCGGCCAGCAGTCAACGCCGTTCGAAGAGTGCCCGTCCGGCCAAAGAGACGGCCGGTGGGCGGCGGGAATGTAAATCGACATCCCCGTCGGCCGATGGTTACGATGAGCGGGAGGAACGGCTGCGCCATCGATTAACGCGACAAGCTGGCGGCAAGGGCCGTACCAGCACGGACGACCGGACCGAGGatgacgaggaggaggaagaggaggaggaggagagtcATGCCGTCGCTGCGGCACGCCGCTCCAGTCACCGGAAGTCGTACGGCGCGGACGATgaggaagaagaggaggaggaagaggatgaAGATTCCGATGACAAGGATGTGCGGGAGACGCTGGACGAAGATCGGGACGTGCTGTCCGGCGGTGGCAGTGAGGAGCTAAACGAAAGCGAACGAGATTCACCGGCAAGTGGGGCAGCAGGCGGCGCCAAGTCCAGCAGCAAAGGCCGTCGCCATGCGGCCAAATCGAAGGGTCGGCAGGCGGTGGGCGCCCACTGTCCGGACTGTGAGCGCCATCGGGCGGAGCAGGTGACGCGCGAAACTGACCTCGTCAAAATGAAGCTCAACATCAAGTATCTGCACAAG GAGCTACAAAACGAGAAGGAAAAGAGTACGCTGCTCGCCCGCCAGCTAGAGGAGAAGCTGTCGTACGAAATTATGAAGCGCAACGCGGCGGAGAACCTGGAAATACTGAACCTCAACAGGCAGGTGGAGGACCTTGCGAAGGAGCTGCAGCGCCAGGTGGACGAGCAGAAGCGCTCGATGGAGCACGAGCTGCGGAAGCAAG GTGATCTTGAGGTGCAGATACGCAAAGAGAAGGACAAAAATGCTTCCCTGTTCGAGGAGTGCGAACGACTCAAGAAGAACATTGAAAAGCTCAAAGAGAACATGTCTGAAGTTGAG ATCGAGCGTGACTTTCTGAAGCGGCAGCAGGAAAACTTTACCAAAATCGTGGACGAAAACAAGCTGCTCAAGTACCAGCTGGACGAGCTGCGGAAGCACAACGAGGAGCTGCTGCGCCAGATCGACACGCTGCGGGAGGAGGAGCTCGTCACGAAGGAGTCCCAGCGGGAGCTGCTGGAGAAGCTGAAAACGCTCCAGCAGGACAACGACACGCTGTCGGTGATGCTGGAGGGGCTGCGGACGGAGAATGTGCTGCTGGCGGAGGAGCGAACGCAGCTAGAGCAGAGTCTGAAGAGTTTGGAAG cGTCTCCCATCAAGGAAGTGCGTCCCGTGTCACCG GCACCCGTTGTTACCGTGAGTGTATCGGTACAGACCGAACAGTTGGTCCTTGAGCAAGAACCTCTTCCTGCGAAGGAGCCGAAAGTGTTCCTCCGAGAACCATCGGCCATCGAGCGAAGGGTACCAGAACAGGAGCGCTTTTCGGGCCCACCGATCAAACCGATAGCTCCGCTGTCCAGACGCTCGTCTGTGGTGGCCAGGATGAGCCGGGATAGGCACATGTACGAGTCGGCAGAAGCGGCTCAGCAAATATTTCGTCAGGTCAGTGTCAGCCAGATGATACCGAAGCTGTCGCATATCATGAACAATCGCATCGACGAACCAGCGAAGGTGAACAATGTGGAACTGCTGATTGCTAACCGCTTTCCCGAGTCGTTGGAG AAATCGTTCCGCGAGGATGAGCAATTTCATAAGCTGCAAACTGCAACGCGTCGAAGAAACAGGGAACTTGACTCCATATCCTCGGGCGTGTCGGATAAACGTAGAATTTCCTTCCTAGATGCGGGCAGCTCTAGTGAGACTGTATCAACAG GTGGCGATCACACGGTGAAACAAAACTATGCCCGCTACTTTGACATTcaacggcttccgtcaatgtGGCACCGGATTGCCGAGAACCCGATGTCAATATCACCGACCACCACGAAGCCCACGGTTAATTCGCAAGACGATAACGATGGTGGCACCACTTCCGATCTACTAACGATCGAGATACGCTCCGTGCGATGGAACCAACTGGGCATCGAACGGCTGCTAGCCTCCAGCGTGCTGTTCTACTACGTCGAGTTCACTTTTCTCGATCTGTACGGCCATCTGCTGGAAACACCGCTCCCTGCCAAACTCATCACTGAAGACGGCGAAGTGCGACAGAACCATAACTTCAATTTTCGAGTGGCGGTCGAACTGGGCACAACGCTTCACGCGGAACGTCGCGCAGTGTTGAAGAGAATGCTTCGCCCGGACGGTAACGATGCGGTACGGTTTGTAGTGGTGAACGAGAATCGTGCCTCCGGTCAGCACGCCTGCGAAGATATTGGATACGCTTCCGTCAAGCTGCGGAATGAGTTGCAGCAGCACCTCGGCGACGGTTCGGAGGAACTGGCGATCGATGTACCGATTTATGACTTTTTCCACGAGCATGACGAGCTGGGCATGTTGCGGATTGTGCTCGACAATGTGAAATTGCTCCAAGTGCTGATGGGTAATGGGTTGCGATCGAAGTCTTGA